CAGCTGCCCACAACCCCTTCCCAAACCTAAAACAAGGGAGCCCACCCTCCGCAGGCCACACCCGCCCCGCGACGCTTCGCTTCCCCACCCAAAGCCACACCCACTTCCGGCCTCCGCAACCTCAGCgtctctgcccccccaccccgccgcggCGCCTCACCTCGAGCACCACCTTGCGCATGCGCCCCAGGTCCCGGAGATAGGCGGCTGTGTGCGGGTGTTCGCGGTGAACGTGCAAAGCCGCGGTGGCTGCGTGGCAAGCTTGTGCTACCAGTGCTCCTGCCGGCCAGGAGAGCGGAGCCTGCGACAGATCCTTTCGTAACACCAAGTACTGTACTAGGACCTGCGGCTCCGCCCCTGAGGACGCCATCTTCCTAATCGACCGAAAGACCGGATCCAGTCTCCGGTGCATGCTGGGATTAGGGAGGAGCCCTGAGCGCCGCCATGTTTTTGTACGGCTGGAGCGCAAAGCACGTCGGGAGCGGCGGGGCTGGTTTTGAAGGCGAGGACGGCGGGAAAGTCCATCGGATCCGAGGTGGACTGAGCGAGAGGAGAGGAGCTACAGGAGG
The window above is part of the Lepus europaeus isolate LE1 chromosome 13, mLepTim1.pri, whole genome shotgun sequence genome. Proteins encoded here:
- the PTRHD1 gene encoding putative peptidyl-tRNA hydrolase PTRHD1, with protein sequence MHRRLDPVFRSIRKMASSGAEPQVLVQYLVLRKDLSQAPLSWPAGALVAQACHAATAALHVHREHPHTAAYLRDLGRMRKVVLEASDEPTLQELAETLRQRDIDHVLWLEQPENTATCLALRPYPKEEVSQVLKKFRLFR